From the genome of Ignavibacteriales bacterium, one region includes:
- a CDS encoding flagellar basal body-associated FliL family protein, with the protein MEQTKEEIKETKVDETLVQPKEKKGLNLKILLFGIPIFIVQLIAVYFITANFLLNKVQTNHSATETPQVETKKEAAPAQASSKELGKFVFMIEDLIVNPAKTDGKRLLLSSLGFDVSSEKDDQELKSKEVLLKDAVISIMSSKEMTQLSNIAYRDTLRTEIIKRLAQVMPAVKINTIYFSKYILQ; encoded by the coding sequence ATGGAACAGACAAAAGAAGAAATAAAAGAAACAAAGGTTGACGAAACACTAGTTCAACCGAAAGAGAAGAAAGGACTGAATCTCAAAATTTTGTTATTTGGAATTCCGATCTTCATCGTACAGCTTATAGCTGTCTATTTTATCACCGCGAACTTTTTGCTGAACAAAGTTCAAACTAATCACTCTGCAACAGAGACCCCGCAAGTAGAGACAAAAAAAGAAGCGGCTCCGGCGCAGGCGAGCAGTAAAGAACTTGGCAAATTTGTTTTTATGATTGAGGATCTGATCGTCAATCCGGCAAAAACCGATGGTAAGAGATTGCTCTTATCATCGCTCGGATTCGATGTTTCTTCCGAGAAAGATGATCAAGAACTGAAATCAAAAGAAGTTCTTCTCAAAGATGCGGTTATTTCCATCATGAGCAGCAAAGAAATGACACAGCTGAGCAATATTGCATACAGAGATACTCTTAGAACAGAGATTATCAAACGTTTGGCGCAGGTAATGCCGGCTGTTAAAATTAACACAATTTATTTCAGTAAATACATCTTACAATAA
- the fliM gene encoding flagellar motor switch protein FliM, translating into MPEILSQQEIDQLLNNIKSGTEQKVETNHEKEAVLFDFRLPNRISKNQLRILRSIFENFAESFSGFLVTKLQTVVNINVTSVDQIYYSEYILSVANPACLFTFDIKGTDVRGILELNNDLALSLVDKLLGGNGLGTKQTKVITPIEQRVLRVVAERVMQDLRKSWQTVDNFEFNLERFEPDIDFAQITSQSESVLLISFEILIGEQSYLMNICFATFAFDNILAKLSAQKLSSIRATKYYGITAKEVLTNHLSGTLLPLRVEMGTTKLSIKELFEMEVGDIVRLETKLSDDQKVRTGSQILFTGRIGSVNNHKAIKVTTKVIDEPKSF; encoded by the coding sequence ATGCCTGAAATATTATCACAACAAGAGATTGACCAGCTTCTTAATAATATTAAGAGCGGCACCGAACAGAAGGTCGAAACTAACCACGAAAAAGAAGCGGTACTTTTTGATTTTCGTCTGCCCAATAGAATTTCCAAGAATCAGCTTAGAATTCTAAGAAGCATATTTGAAAATTTTGCGGAAAGTTTCAGCGGCTTTCTGGTTACAAAACTTCAAACCGTTGTTAATATCAACGTAACATCGGTAGATCAAATTTATTATTCCGAGTATATTCTATCGGTTGCTAATCCGGCATGTCTTTTCACGTTTGATATTAAAGGAACAGATGTGAGAGGAATTCTTGAACTTAATAATGATTTGGCTTTATCACTCGTTGATAAACTTTTAGGCGGAAACGGACTTGGAACAAAGCAAACTAAAGTAATTACTCCAATCGAACAAAGAGTTCTCCGTGTAGTTGCAGAAAGAGTTATGCAGGATTTGCGAAAATCATGGCAGACAGTAGACAATTTTGAATTTAATCTAGAGCGTTTTGAGCCCGATATTGATTTTGCCCAGATAACATCTCAAAGTGAATCTGTATTGCTGATCTCATTCGAAATATTAATCGGCGAGCAATCGTATTTGATGAATATTTGTTTTGCAACTTTTGCGTTCGATAACATTCTAGCAAAATTATCGGCTCAAAAGCTTTCTTCAATTAGAGCTACAAAATATTACGGTATCACGGCAAAAGAAGTTTTAACAAATCATCTTTCCGGCACACTTCTGCCGCTGCGGGTTGAAATGGGAACAACTAAGCTTTCAATAAAAGAATTGTTCGAAATGGAAGTTGGAGATATTGTACGTCTGGAAACAAAACTAAGTGACGATCAAAAAGTTAGAACCGGCAGTCAAATTCTATTTACCGGAAGAATCGGCTCCGTTAACAATCATAAAGCGATAAAAGTAACAACTAAAGTAATTGACGAACCAAAATCTTTCT